The window CTTTCAGGATGCAAGTCATCCCCCTCTTCATGACCATCAATGGCAAAAACGATATAGTCCCCATTTTCAAAGGCTTCCCTTGTCACCTGAGCAATCCGCTCAGCAATAGCCTGAGCAGGTTTCCCCGCGGTTAATTTGCCCTTGTCAGCCACAAAATCAACCGTATAATCAATCGAAATCAATGCTTTTGTCATCTTAGTAGTCACGTTTCTTAATTTCATCAAAGATAGCTGGAATGAGGACCTTCAAATAAGTTCCTTTCATCCCAAGCGAACGACTTTCAATAATCCCTGCACTCTCCAACTTGCGCAGGGCATTGACGATTACAGAGCGAGTAATGCCGATACGATCTGCAATAACAGAAGCCGTCAATTGACCTTCATTACCATTCAATTCGCCCAAAATAGCCGCAACTGCCTTCATTTCAGAATAGGAAAGAGTATTGACTGCCATATTCACCGCTGCACGACGACGAATATTTTTCTCATCCTCTTCCCGCTGGAAGTTAAGTAGTTGGATACCTACTACTGTTGCTGCAATCTCAACCAAAATCAAATCTTCTTCGTGGAATTGCTCCTCATTGCGCCAGATAATCAAGCTGCCAAAACGGATGCCCGTCACATGGATAGGAGCAATGGTGGTCAAACCATTCGGATAGATCGAACGAGATTCCACAGGAATAGCTGTCAGCTCACTCTCAACTGGCAAGTTAACCTGGGTATCATAGACCTGAGCAATCGATTTTACATATTCTTCTGGATACTGTTTGTTAATATAGAACTCTTCAACCCTGTCATTATTGGTCTTGTAGTTCATATGATAACCCAAAATCTCACCCTCACTATTGATAATGCAGGCGTTGCAATCAATTATATCAGATAAGTGCTCCGCGATGGCATTGTAAGGCAATTCTTCTGCCAATTGCTCTTCGGAACGTTTCAAAATAGAAGTAATATCCCGAGTTTTTTCTAATAATGTTGTCATATGTTCCTCTTTTTACTGTAATTACACTTATTATACCGAATTATTAGGCAAATTTCAACAATTATCAGAAAATTTACTATTTTTGAAATAGTACTTGCAATTTCAAGTAAGAAAAAGAGCTGATACTCTCAGCTCCACTCTTATCTACGGTATTGACGCAAGAAACGAGTCATTTTTTCCTGAATTTCTGCCAATTCGTCTACACGTGGCAGATAGACAATTCGGAAATGGTCTGGATCTTTCCAGTTGAAACCACGACCATGAACAAGCAAGACTTTTTCCTGTTTTAAGAAATCCAAGACAAACTGTTCATCATCGTCCACTCGGTACATATCGCGGTCAATCTTAGGAAAGACATATAATCCCGCCTTTGGCTTGACTGCTGATAAACCAGGAATATCATTGATAGCCTTGGTAATAAATTCTCGTTGTTCGTACAGACGACCACCTGGCATGAGTAGTTTGTCAACAGATTGAACACCACCCAAGGAAGTCTGAACAACTTGCTGAGCCAATACGTTTGAACACAAGCGCATATTGGACAACATATTCAAACCTTCGATGTAGCCTTTCACATGTTTCTTAGGTCCAGACAAGACCATCCAACCCACACGGAAACCACAGATACGATGGGATTTTGACAAACCATTCATGGTCACGACAAATAAGTCTGGTGCCAATGTCGCAATCGGAATATGAACCGCACCGTCAAAGACCATCCGATCATAAATCTCATCAGAGAAAATAATCAATTCATGTCTGCGGGCAATATCAATAATTCCCTCCAAAACCTCTTTGGGATAAAGAGCACCCGTTGGGTTGTTAGGGTTGATCAAGACAATGGCCTTGGTCCGTGACGTCACTTTGGCCTCCATATCGGCCAAGTCTGGATACCAATCCGCCGCCTCATCACAGACATAATGGACAGCCTTACCACCAGCCAAACTCACAGCTGCCGTCCAAAGTGGATAGTCAGGCATAGGTACCAAAACCTCATCCCCATTGTCTAGCAAGCCCTGCATAGACATAACAATCAGTTCACTGACACCATTACCGATATAAATATCTTCGATATCCACATTTGGAAACTTCTTCAATTGGCAATACTGCATAATCGCCTTACGGGCTGAAAAAATTCCCTTACTATCAGAATACCCTTCTGATTTGCGAGCATTGTGGATAAGGTCACGAATGACCTCGTCTGGAGCAGTAAAACCAAATTCAGCAGGATTTCCTGTATTCAGGCGTAAAATCTGCTCACCGTTGGCACGCATACGCATAGCTTCTTCCAAAACTGGTCCACGAATATCATAAGCTACATCATCTAATTTAGTTGATTTATTAAACTGTTTCATGTGTCGTTACCTCGACTTTCTTCTATTTTTCTATTTTACTTTAAAAGCAAAAAAAGCACAAGAATACCTTTACTTTTTCTTTAAAAAGACTTATAATATAAATGTAATAATAACCTATCATTCTAGAAATGAAGACTTGCTGAAAGGAGTGACTAGTATGACACAATCTTACAAGACCATCCTCGTAGCTGTCGATGGATCCACAGGTGCTGAATTAGCTCTGCACAAGGCAATCCACGTTGCCAAACGCAACCAGGCTCGATTGGTTATTGCCCATGTAATCGACACGCGGGCCCTTCACAATGTTGTTGCCTTTGATGCTTCTGTCTATGAAACATTAGAAAAAGAAGCGGAGCTATTGCTAGAAGAGTACAAACAAAGCGCTGTTGAGGCTGGATTGGCAGAAGTTCAGATCTATATCGAATTTGGTAATCCCAAGACCCTATTAGCAATAGATATTCCTAAAGAAACTGGTGCCGATCTCATGTTACTTGGGGCAACAGGTCTTAATGCCTTCGAACGCCTCCTTATCGGTTCTTCATCTGAATACATCATGCGCCACGCAAATATTGATTTACTCATCGTCCGCGATGGTGAAAAAAGCTTATAAAACAAGAAAAGACTTGAACTAGGCATCAAGTCTTTTCATCTGTCTTTCAAGCTCTTTAGCAATCTTTTTCTCCGGTGCAAACTTCTCTTCCCAGTCCTCTGGCTTTAGAATTTTGTGAGTAATCGGATCAAAATGCGCCCTACCATCTGGAAAAACTTTTCCCATATTGGCAGTATGCACCAAATCAAAAATAGGTGCTGGATCTACCCCCATTAAGACAAAAGAACCATAGGTAAAATACAAAATGTCCAAGAGAGCATCTGCCTGGTCCTGCAATGATCTACTAGCCGGACCCTTGCCTTTCACCTTTTCAACGGCCTTATCCAAGCCATCATGCAACTGATGAACATAGTCTTGGAAAGCCTCCTCACTTTCCGAAGAGGCATGCAAAAATTCTACTATCTCCTCAAGCTTAAAGCTAGAACGGTACAGCGCCATCTGCCCATCATATACCCTTGGGCTTTCCTGAGTATCCCCATCCATCAAGTCATGAAAAGCTTTCACACGATTAAAATTCTCATCTCTGCTCTGAAACATTGTTTTCCTCCAGTAAACCTAACTGAACGAATGCCTTATAAATACCATCGCGGTTGTTGCTATCTGTCACAAATGAGGCCACCTTACGCACTCTCTTAGTTCCATTTCCCATAGCCACCGAATGTTTAATGGCCTTTAACATTTCATAGTCATTATTCGAATCGCCAAAAGCCACAACTTCATCTAAACTAAAACGATATTTCTCAGCAACCTTTAAAATTCCAGATAGTTTTGAACTCCCCTTACTGATAATATCTGTTGCATAGGGGCTTGAACGAGTAAAAGACAAATCAGTAAATCTTGCTTCCAATTCCCTGGTTTCCCTCTCTGTTGTCAACATCATGAGCTGATAAATCGGTTGTGCCAAATAAGCCCTCAGGTTTGTCTGTCGCTGTGGTCGAACCAAGCGCACCAGACGATTAAAAATAAAATTCACCAAACCAGCAAACTTATCGGGAATAAGCCGACTAACACGGTAAGCAAAATTCCCTGTACCTGTTGACATAATCCCGCTACCAAAGACCCCTTTCGCAGTTCCAAGTGCCAAGTCCTTATGATGCCTCTGAGCATAATTCATCATAGCTTCTACCTGACTAGGGTCTAAAACACGACTATAGATCAGTTCCTCCCTAGAAAAAATGTACTGACCATTGTAGGTAATGGCTAAATCCAAACCCAGACTAGCCATATATTGCAATACAAATCGAGGGTCACGCCCAGTTGCTAAGCCAACTAAAATCCCCTTTGCTTTCAAAGAGTTAATAGCAAGAATAGTCGACTTACTAACCGTACGATTATCAGTCAATAATGTCCCATCGATATCAAAAAATACAGCCTTAATCGCCAACCATCTCACCAACTTTCTCAGAATTGTGTTACAATTAGTATATCACATTTTGAAAGAAACAGAAAATTTATGAAAAAAATTCTCGCCTTACACACAGGTGGAACTATTTCCATGCAAGCCGACCAAGACGGTCACGTAGCAAGCAGTCAAATCAATCCGATGACACAAATCGACACCCCCATTGAAGAAATTCAAGTCACATCCGTCGATTTTCTCAATGTCCCAAGCCCTCATATCCGTTTGGAACACATGATGGCTCTCTATCAAAAAATCAAGACTGAGCAAGACAACTTTGATGGTTTTGTCATTACACATGGCACCGATACACTGGAAGAAACAGCCTATTTCCTTGATACCATGGCTATTCCGAAAAAACCAATCGTATTAACTGGAGCCATGCGTTCATCCAATGAGTTAGGTAGCGACGGAGTTTACAACTATCGAACAGCCCTGCGGGTCGCAGCTGATGAAAAATCAGCAGACAAAGGTATCTTGGTTGTCATGAATGATGAAATTCATGCCGCAAAATATGTTACCAAGACCCATACAACCAACGTTTCTACCTTCCAAACACCAACCCATGGACCTCTTGGACTGGTTACCAAACGTGAAATTCTCTATTTTAAAACGGCAGAACCTCGTGTCCGATTTGACTTATCACATATCTCTGGAACAGTTCCAATTCTCAAAGCCTATGCAGATATGGACTCTGTTCTCCTTGATTCACTCTCACATTCAGCCATTTCAGGCTTAGTCATCGAAGCCCTTGGAGCAGGAAACCTCCCACCGACCATCCTTCCTGCTATCCAAAACCTTCTCACTCAAAACATCCCC is drawn from Streptococcus sp. 29892 and contains these coding sequences:
- a CDS encoding asparaginase; translated protein: MKKILALHTGGTISMQADQDGHVASSQINPMTQIDTPIEEIQVTSVDFLNVPSPHIRLEHMMALYQKIKTEQDNFDGFVITHGTDTLEETAYFLDTMAIPKKPIVLTGAMRSSNELGSDGVYNYRTALRVAADEKSADKGILVVMNDEIHAAKYVTKTHTTNVSTFQTPTHGPLGLVTKREILYFKTAEPRVRFDLSHISGTVPILKAYADMDSVLLDSLSHSAISGLVIEALGAGNLPPTILPAIQNLLTQNIPIVLVSRCFNGIAEPVYAYQGGGIQLEQDGILFVKELNAQKARLKLLIALNAGLKGQALADYIQG
- a CDS encoding universal stress protein, with the translated sequence MTQSYKTILVAVDGSTGAELALHKAIHVAKRNQARLVIAHVIDTRALHNVVAFDASVYETLEKEAELLLEEYKQSAVEAGLAEVQIYIEFGNPKTLLAIDIPKETGADLMLLGATGLNAFERLLIGSSSEYIMRHANIDLLIVRDGEKSL
- the codY gene encoding GTP-sensing pleiotropic transcriptional regulator CodY; protein product: MTTLLEKTRDITSILKRSEEQLAEELPYNAIAEHLSDIIDCNACIINSEGEILGYHMNYKTNNDRVEEFYINKQYPEEYVKSIAQVYDTQVNLPVESELTAIPVESRSIYPNGLTTIAPIHVTGIRFGSLIIWRNEEQFHEEDLILVEIAATVVGIQLLNFQREEDEKNIRRRAAVNMAVNTLSYSEMKAVAAILGELNGNEGQLTASVIADRIGITRSVIVNALRKLESAGIIESRSLGMKGTYLKVLIPAIFDEIKKRDY
- a CDS encoding pyridoxal phosphate-dependent aminotransferase, producing MKQFNKSTKLDDVAYDIRGPVLEEAMRMRANGEQILRLNTGNPAEFGFTAPDEVIRDLIHNARKSEGYSDSKGIFSARKAIMQYCQLKKFPNVDIEDIYIGNGVSELIVMSMQGLLDNGDEVLVPMPDYPLWTAAVSLAGGKAVHYVCDEAADWYPDLADMEAKVTSRTKAIVLINPNNPTGALYPKEVLEGIIDIARRHELIIFSDEIYDRMVFDGAVHIPIATLAPDLFVVTMNGLSKSHRICGFRVGWMVLSGPKKHVKGYIEGLNMLSNMRLCSNVLAQQVVQTSLGGVQSVDKLLMPGGRLYEQREFITKAINDIPGLSAVKPKAGLYVFPKIDRDMYRVDDDEQFVLDFLKQEKVLLVHGRGFNWKDPDHFRIVYLPRVDELAEIQEKMTRFLRQYRR